From Chloracidobacterium thermophilum B:
CGTCGGTGGATTCCACGCGGCCGTCGGTGCCAGCACGACCCGGGTATCATTTGCGCCGCTGGTCGGCGGCGTCGGCGCATTGCCCAGAATCGTGTTGTAGATGTCCGCGTAACCGTCGTTGAACTGGAAGCCGTTGAAGTCGCCGATGACCACCATGCGCTCATTCGGATTCAGTATCTGTCGCTGGCGAATGAGGTTAGCGACGAACTCGGCCTGCAACTGCCGCTTGTGGCGTACCCGGTAGCCCTCATTCGGATAGCCGTTGACGGGAGAACCGCCGGTGTCAATGTTTCTCAGTGAACGCTGGTGCAGGTTGATGACCGTAAACGCAAAGCCCCCCAGCGCCCCTCGCAAGATGACCGGCGGACGGTCGTTGAGAATCGCCGTCGAACTGTCCGGCCGCACATACGTATCGGCCGCCCCCACCTGCGTCACACTGCTGACGGTGATGCGGTTGGTGTTGACCAGATAGGCTACCGCAATCCCGCCCACGTCATTGGTCGGGAAGATGTACCCCACGTAAAACGGCAGCGCCGGGTTGCTGTTTGTGGGATTGCTGTTGTCCGTGTTGAGCCGCGCCGCCATGTCGTTGATGACAACGGTCAGGTTGTCCGTCGGCGCTTCCACTTCCTGCAACCCAATCACATCCGGGTTGCGCAGAATGTTCCGCACCTGAAGCGAAAACTTGCTGAGGCGATTGCTGTACGCCGTCGGCGTCAATACCGGTTCGCTCCGCCCCGGATCATTGCGGTCATCAAAAAACCGCTCCAGGTTCATCGAGGCAATTGTCAAGTCGGTCGGCGGACGTACCGCCAGCGGAATCGCTTCACCCACACCCGGCGCACCACTGTTGGAAAACACCGGCGGATTGGCTGCCTCCGGCAAAATCGTAAACGTGCGGAAGCTATAGTCCAGCGCCCCAACCAGATTCGTCACAATGGCCGGATAGGGCGTACTTGGGTCAAAATCCCCCGACGGCACGTTGAGCGCCGTCGTGCCGGGTTGCGCCGTGCTGTCCACCCGCAGCAACTCCGGGTTGGCATCCCAGCGCGGCACGTTGACCGGCGGCGGCAACGTCCCCGTCACTCCGCCATTGGGAACAGTGTCCGGGAAGCGGATGCCCGGCTCACGAAACGGACGGTCGGCGCAAAAGCCGCTGCCGCACACCTCCGCCACAACGCCAAAAAACCGCCCGTTCGTCGTTGATGTGGCATTCGTTTCATTGATGAAACCGCCGGTGGGCGACACCACCGCCAGATGCTGCACTGCCACCCGCATCCCCTCAAACCGCTCGTAGCGCAACGGCAGGGTCGGCTCCAGTGGCGACGGCGTGCTGGCAATGGCCGGAGTGATGACCGTCGGTGCCGGCAAGGGAACACTGCACGCCAGCCGGGCAATCGTCAGTGACCCCGAAAGCTGCGTCACCGACGGCTGCTGCGGGTCAGCCGCGGGGACAAACTCATTGACCGTACCCCGTACCCGCACCAGGTTCCCAATCTGCACCGGCGGCGTGCTGCCCGTGAACACAAACAGCCCTTCGGACGTGTTCGGATTGCCGTCATCGAGCGCAGAGCCGTCCGGCGTCTGGATGAAAAACCCGTTGCTGCGCAGCCCATACACTACGCCTTCGGTCGTCTGCACCGTGCTGACCAGCGGCGAGGTGTTGCCTGTCCCCTGAATCTGGTTGATGGGCGTGACCGGTGTTGCCGCCACGACGTTGACCGTCATCGTGCAATCGGCGGTTTGGGGCGGGGTGTCGTTGTTGGACCAGCGGACAACAACGCTGTAGCTCCCAACTGGCACGGTGTTGGCAATCTGCAGGGTGGCCGTGGCTGTGCCGCCGACGCCGGTTGCCGGAACAAAGTCCACAATGGAGAAGCCAGCCGTGGGTGGCGTGACACTGAAGACGACGGCGCTGTTGACGATGCTGTCGCTATCTGTGGCGCTCAAGCCGCAGGCAACAGCAGTCGTTCCCTGAAACGCCGCCACCGTCCCCGGACACGACGGCACAATCGGTGCGGTTGGCGGCGGACCGCCGCCGGTCAGCGTGAAGTTGTCAATGCCGAAGCTGTCACGGCTGCCGGAGCCGGTTGAAGCACTCAGCGCCACGATGCGGAAGAAGACACTGGGCTGGTTGCTCACCTCGGCCGACTGCGTTGGCGACAGCGTCACAGAGATGTTGGTGTTGCCCCACGTGCCGGGGTCAGTGTAGGTAGCGAGCGTCACGAAGGACGTTGGGTTTGCGCCGACGCCATATTGCAGCGTCCAGGTCGTACTGCGCGTCTGAACGCTCAGCATCTGGGCATCGAAGCTGATGGCGGTGATGGTCTCCCCGGTTGTATTCCGCTGGTAGGTAAAAGCCGCGCCGGGGTCGCCGAACGTTCCGGTCTGCCGGATGCCCAGCGCCCGGTCCGGGGCGCTGTTTTGGGTCGCGTCGGGCGTTGAGGCATTGAAACCGGCGTTGTTGGCCGAGGCAAAGTTTTTGAAGGCCCCGCTGGTGTTTCCCCAAGGTATGGAAGCGGTTGAAAATGAAACCGGCGTGCCAAGTGAGGATGCTGTCGCGCCGGTGTTCACCGTCCAGCCGGATGGCAGACCGCTGCCGATGCCGTCAAAGGTTTCGACATAGGGGATCATCGTCGTGGCCGGGACGGCCGGCGCCGCTGTGGAAGGACGGGCGGCGGTGTTGGCGCTCATCGGCCGCGACCACGGCCCATACACCGCGAGCAGCGCACAGGCCATACCAATCACGAACACTGACGCCACATAGCGCCAGCGCGTCCGATTCATCGTAATGTGCATATTGACTTCAACTCCTGAGTCGGTACTGCACGGCTAACGGGTATCTACGCCGCAGGCAGCCGGGCAGTGGAAGAGAAAGTTCATTGAGGACAACTGGACATTGTGTAGAGTGTCCCAACCTTATGCCCGCTGTGTAAACGACACGTTACCGGCAGAGCGGTTTTTTTCAGTGTTTGTGCGCTGGTGCCCGCAGTGCTTCTCCACAGCTTTTCGTCCACAGAGGGCATTCACACCCCCTCTGAAAAGCACATTGGGTGGCAGGGATGCGCCCCCACCACCCAACGGTAAGATGCAGGTTCAAAACCGACGGCTACCGCCGACGACCAAACCGCGTTCCAGGTATTGCCGTACCGGAAGTCAGCGGCGCTACTGTCAGCCGCCCTTTGTCCTGCAGCAGTTCAAAGCCGAAACCTGTCCCTTTCAGCGGCACGGTCGTTGCCATCACCAGCCCCGGTGCCTGCCCTTCGTTCAACGCCACCGGGCAGGCCGTCCCGCCAACCCCGAAGACGTTGACAAAGAACCGCAGCCGCCGCACACCTGGCAAGGCAAGACGAAGGGTTATTACTCGCGACTCTCTTGGATTGAGAGTGCCAATTGGTGTGTTGCTGCCAATCGGCGCCTGACCATCAACCGTGGACTGGTTCGCGCCAGCCTGCCCGCCGCTGCTGCACGTAGCCCCATCGGCTGTCAGCAGACGATGGGGATTGACCGCAGGCACTATCACGCCAGTTGGTGTGCCGTCGGGATACCCCAGGCCTGCCACCTGCACGGAAACATTTGAAATGGTTTGCGTGCTTGTGTTTGTCAGAACTGCCCTGAGCACGAGGTCGCCAGCATAGTTTGGCGCTCCGCAGAGGCTACCTGCCAATAACTGCTCAGCGATGTTGAGCGCCACCCGGCAGTTCTGAAGCACCGGCGTCGCCGGTGGCACCGAAATGACTACCCGCTTCGGGTCGTGGTCAGACAAGCGCCTGGGTGACAATGGATTGTTGCGGTCCACCTCCGGGAAATCCGCGTTGACCCGCGCCGTTTCAGAGAAGGCAATGCCCGACAGGTTTTGGGTGACTGCCACCTGATCAAGCGTCTGTGCGCTGCCATCGAAGAGGAAGGAATAGTTCGATGAGTTGGTCGTTGTCCCGGTCAAGCTTACGAGCGGCGGTGTCGGCGGATTCCACGCCGCCGTCGGTGCCAACACGACACGGCTATCGTTCGTGCCGCTGGTCGGCGGCGTCGGTGGATTGCCCAGAATCGTGTTGTAGATGTCGGCGTACCCGTCGTTGAACTGGAAGCCGTTGAAATCCCCAATGACCACCATCCGCTCGTTCGGATTGGCAAGCTGCCGCTGCCGAATCAGATTTGCCACAAACTCCGCCTGTACCTGCCGCCTGTGCCGTACCTGGTAGCCCTCATTCGGATAGCCGTTGACGGGACTACCGCCCGTGGCAATGTCATTCAACGAACGCTGGTGCACGTTGATGACCGTAAACGCAAAATCCCCCAACGCGCCCTGCAGAATAATCGGTGGACGGTCGTTGAGAACGACCGTTGAGCCATTGGGCCGCACATACGTGTCCGCCACCCCAACCTGCGTCACACTGCCGACCGTGATGCGGTTGGTGTTGACCAGATAGGCTACCGCAATGCCGCCAAAGTCATTCGTCGGGAAGATGTAACCGGCATAGAACGGCAGCGCCGGGTTGCTGTTTGTGGGATTGCCATTGTCTGCATTGAGCCGCGCCGCCATATCGTTGATGACAACGGTCAGGTTGTCCGTCGGCGCTTCCACTTCCTGCAACCCAATCACATCCGGGTTGCGCAGAATGTTCCGCACCTGAAGCGAAAACTTGCTGAGGCGATTGCTGTACGCCGTCGGCGTCAATACCGGTTCGCTCCGCCCCGGATCATTGCGGTCATCAAAAAACCGCTCCAGGTTCATCGAGGCAATTGTCAAGTCGGTCGGCGGACGTACCGCCAGCGGAATCGCTTCACCCACACCCGGCGCACCACTGTTGGAAAACACCGGCGGATTGGCTGCCTCCGGCAAAATCGTAAACGTGCGGAAGCTATAGTCCAGCGCCCCAACCAGATTCGTCACAATGGCCGGATAGGGCGTACTTGGGTCAAAATCCCCCGACGGCACGTTGAGCGCCGTCGTGCCGGGTTGCGCCGTGCTGTCCACCCGCAGCAACTCCGGGTTGGCATCCCAGCGCGGCACGTTGACCGGCGGCGGCAACGTCCCCGTCACTCCGCCATTGGGAACAGTGTCCGGGAAGCGGATGCCCGGCTCACGAAACGGACGGTCGGCGCAAAAGCCGCTGCCGCACACCTCCGCCACAACGCCAAAAAACCGCCCGTTCGTCGTTGATGTGGCATTCGTTTCATTGATGAAACCGCCGGTGGGCGACACCACCGCCAGATGCTGCACTGCCACCCGCATCCCCTCAAACCGCTCGTAGCGCAACGGCAGGGTCGGCTCCAGTGGCGACGGCGTGCTGGCAATGGCCGGAGTGATGACCGTCGGTGCCGGCAAGGGAACACTGCACGCCAGCCGGGCAATCGTCAGTGACCCCGAAAGCTGCGTCACCGACGGCTGCTGCGGGTCAGCCGCGGGGACAAACTCATTGACCGTACCCCGTACCCGCACCAGGTTCCCAATCTGCACCGGCGGCGTGCTGCCCGTGAACACAAACAGCCCTTCGGACGTGTTCGGATTGCCGTCATCGAGCGCAGAGCCGTCCGGCGTCTGGATGAAAAACCCGTTGCTGCGCAGCCCATACACTACGCCTTCGGTCGTCTGCACCGTGCTGACCAGCGGCGAGGTGTTGCCTGTCCCCTGAATCTGGTTGATGGGCGTGACCGGTGTTGCCGCCACGACGTTGACCGTCATCGTGCAATCGGCGGTTTGGGGCGGGGTGTCGTTGTTGGACCAGCGGACAACGACGCTGTAGGTCCCGGTCGGGACGGTGTTGGCAATCTGCAGGGTGGCCGTGGCCGTGCCACCAGGGCCGGTTGCCGGGACGAAGCCCACGATGGAAAAGCCGGTTGTGGGCGGCGTCACGCTGAAGACCGTAGCGTTGTTAATGATGCTGCTGGTGGAAGTGGCGCTCAGCCCGCAGGCAACAGCGGTCGTTCCCTGAAACGCCGCCACCGTCCCCGGACACGACGGCACAATCGGCCCAGTCGGCGGTGGGCTGCTGGTCAGGGTGAAGTTGTCAATGCCAAAGCTGTCACGGTTGCCGGAGCCGCTTGAAGCACTCAGCGCCACGATGCGGAAGAAGACACTGGGCTGGTTGCTGACCTCGGCTGATTGCGTTGGCGACAGCGTCACAGAGATGTTGGTGTTGCCCCACGTGCCGGGGTCAGTGTAGGTGGCCAGCGTTACGAAGGACGTTGGGTTTGCGCCGACGCCGTATTGCAGCGTCCAGGTTGTGCTGCGCGGCTGGACGCTCAGCATCTGGGCATTGAAGCTGACAGCGGTGATGGTTTCCCCGGTCGTATTCCGCTGGTAGGTAAAAGCCGCGCCGGGGTCGCCGAACGTTCCGGTCTGCCGGATGCCCAGCGCCCGGTCCGGGGCGCTGTTTTGGGTCGCGTCGGGCGTTGAGGCATTGAAACCGGCGTTGTTGGCCGAGGCAAAGTTTTTGAAGGCCCCGCTCACATTTCCCCAGTCTATGGGCGTGGTTGAAAATGAAACCGGCGTGCCAAGTGAGGCTGCCGTGGCATCGGTCCGCACTGTCCAGCCGGGCGGCAAACCGCTGCCGATGCCATTGAAGTTTTCAGCATAGATTGTTGTCGTTTTTGTCGCCAGAACGGTCGGTATGGTCCTTGTGCGCTCAGCGGCCGTGTCGGCGCTCAGCGGCCATTGCCACGGCCCATACACGGCAAGCAGCCCACAGGCCGCACCAATCACGAACACTGACGCCACGTAACGCCAGCGCATCTGATTTATCACGACGTGCATAATGGCTTTAGCTCCCGGTCTATACTGCGCCGGCTAACCGGGCACCTATGCCGCAGGCAGCCGGACAGTGGAAAAAGAAAGTTCATCAAGTGCATACGGACACGGCATAGAGTATCCCAACCTTCACAAATTGCAGCCTTTTGTTTTATGCAGGTATGAGGATTACACGCGATGGCTTCGGCTGGAGCTGACCTGCGTGATGGTCTTGAGCACTTGCCCTTTGGACACCCTTCCCCGCCTGGCTGCGCTGCTGGTTTCATTTCGGCGCTGGCTATGTTGCCGTGGGAGTGCTTTGAAAAACCCTTCATTCGACATGGACAGCCGTTTCGCTATGATTTACCGGCATAGGACCATAACCCGGTTTGGGCTTATTCAGGTGGTGAGCGGGCCAGGCCCAACGCACCCTGGGCGTCTGCCAGGCAACCTGGTATGTGCTACCGTTCACGTAACCGGGTTTTGAAACCTGCCGCCGCAAGACCTAATTCTGCACCTGTGGGGACTCCACACATGATGCGTAACCCGATGTTGGCTGCCTTGGCCATGCTGCTGCTTGGGCCGTCAGGTCCGGTAGCCCAAGAAACCGGCCCGAATCGTCCGAAAACTGCCCCCGGCAGCGGAGCGCCGCGCACGACCCCATCTGCACCCCAGTCCAAACCGCCGGCCCCCAGGCCAGCCGGACAGACACCAGCGGAGACAGAAGCCGCGCCCAAATCCAAACCCATGCACGAAACCCTGCGCGGCTACCTGCGCCAGATCAAGGGCGTCCGGCTGGAGCGTGCCGACAAAGACCCCAACACCATCGTCAGCCACTACACCGCAACCACCGGCGAAACCTTTGACATCGTGGTGATTCATTCGCCGCGCAAGAAAATGGTCGGACTGTATTCCTATGCGTTTGGCAACGTTGCCGAGGCCAAGAACGCCGATGCCCTGCGTGCGCTGCTACTCAGTGCCAACGAAGCCCTGGCCTTTGGAAGTTTCTTTGTCGATCGCGAGCAGGACATTGGGCTGAAGTGGTCGCTGCGTACCGAAACACCAATTACGTTCGAGGCGTTCCAGACGGTGTACCTGGGACTGGCTGCCGCCGCCAGGGAATACGGGCCGCAGATTGCCGACTGCATGAAGGGCAAAGCGAAGGAAGAGGAAAGCGATTCCACCACTCCTCCACCACGCGATGATGAAGAAAACGGAGCCGACAGCCCGGCACCTTCCAAAGTCACGCGCGAGCGGCGCGTGCGCAATCCGCAATAACGCCGTGCTGACGCTTGCCCTGGCCAAAGGCCGCCTCCAGGAAACGACCCTTGCCCGGCTGGAGCAGGCCGGTATCGTGCTGCCGCCGGAGCAACCCGACAGCCGGCGGCTCGTTCTGAACGACGTGCGCGGCGAGTACCGCTTTTTGCTCGTCAAACCGGGTGACGTGCCGATTTATGTTGAACACGGCATTGCCCAGGCCGGGGTCTGCGGGCGGGATGTCCTGCTCGAACAGGAACCGGACGTGTATGAACCGCTCGATCTGGGTTTTGGCTGCTGTCGGCTCGTGGTGGCTGGCTTCTCTGACATGCCCTGGCGGGAAGCCAACCATCTGTCAAAACTCCGTGTGGCCACGAAGTACCCACGAATCACGCAGCGCCACTTTCAGGCCCGCGCCACGCCGGTGGAAATCATCCCGCTGAGTGGTTCGGTTGAGCTGGCCCCGGTGCTGGGGCTGGCCGACTGCATTGTGGATATTGTCGAAACCGGCCGCACCCTGGCCGAAAACGGGTTGGCCGTTCTGGAGGACATCGCACCGGTGAGCGCGCGTTGTATCGTCAACCGGGCAGCCTTTCACCTTGCCCGCCATCAGGTGACACGGTTGCTCGAACAACTCGCCCCGCCAGCTTGAATCAGGCGCGACCTTATCAACGGGCTGGCTGCACAGAAACCAGTCTCTTTTGGCGAGTGTTCTCCCTGCCGGGACAGCTTACCTTTACCCTTCCGCCGCTTTGGGTCATGCTTTTTGGCGTTGAAACCTGACCACACCATAAGCGCTACCGGGTCAACGCTCGACTCAGGAAACCGGTTTTCCCTCTATGCACGAAAAGTACCAACCACACGTCGTCGAAGAAAAATGGCAACGGATTTGGCGCGAGCAAAACACCTTTGCCGTCCGTGATGATGGCCGCCGCCCCCGCTACTACATGCTGGAAATGCTCCCGTATCCATCCGGGCGCATTCACCTCGGGCATGTACGCAACTACAGCATTGGTGATGCCGTCGCGTGGTACAAACGGCTTCAGGGCTACGACGTACTGCACCCGATGGGATGGGACGCCTTCGGGCTTCCGGCCGAAAACGCCGCCATCAAGCAGGGCGCGCGCCCCGACGAGTGGACCTACCAGAACATCGCTGCCATGCGTGCCCAACTCCAGCGGCTGGGCTTCAGCTACGACTGGAGCCGCGAGATTGCCTCCTGCCAGCCGGAGTACTACCGCTGGAATCAGTGGATGTTCATCCAGCTTTTCAAAAAGGGATTGGTGTACCGCAAGCGGGCGACGGTCAACTGGTGCCCGAAGTGCAACACGAGCCTGGCCAATGAACAGGCGGAAGGGGGCTACTGCTGGCGGCATCCCGACACGCCGGTGGAGCAACGGGAACTTGAACAGTGGTTTGTCCGCCAAACACACTACGCCGAGGAGTTGTTGGCTGGCATTGAAGGGCCACTCAAGAACGGCTGGCCCGGACACGTGCTCAAACGCCAGCACGACTGGATTGGGCGCAGTGAAGGGGCCGAAGTGGACTTTGCCCTGTCCGAGGCCCCGGCTATCACCGTGCGCATTTTCACGACCCGGCTGGACACGATCTATGGCGCGAATGCCGTCATCGTCGCGCCGGAACATCCCCTGATGGAGCAACTGCTTGAACGCTCGCCCGTGCGGAGTCAGGTCGCGGCTTTCGTGGCGCGGATCACGGCGCAGTCGTTGCGCGAGCGGACGGAATCGCGGGAAAAAGAAGGTGTGGAGACCGGTCTCCATGCCATCAATCCCTTCAACGGGGAGCGGCTGCCGGTCTGGACGGCGAATTTCGTTCTGGCGCAGTATGGAACCGGCGCACTGATGAGCGTTCCGGCGCACGATGAACGGGACTTCGAGTTTTCACGCAAGTACGGGCTGCCCATTCGCCGGGTCGTATGGGATACAACGCCCAGTGATCCACAGTCCACACTGAAGATTTCAACCGTGCCCTTCATGGATGAAGGTGTACTCGGCTCCGACTGCGGGCCGTTTTCCGGCCTGACCTCGGCCGCAGCGCGTCAGGCCATGGCGCACCATGCCGAAACCCACGGATTCGGGAAACGCACGGTTGTGTATCGGCTGCGCGACTGGGGCATTTCCCGGCAGCGCGCCTGGGGCACGCCCATCCCAATGATTCACTGTGACGCCTGCGGGACAATCTCGCCGGAAAAGGAAGAAAACCTGCCTATTACGCTGCCGCCAGACCTGGATTTCTCAGTCGGCGCACCGCTGGCAACCCATCCGACGTTCACAAAGGTGACGTGTCCCAACTGTGGCGCTCCGGCCCGGCGCGACACCGACACCATGGACACCTTCGTGGACTCCAACTGGTACTACTTCCGCTACTGTGATCCCCACAACGACCGGTGTCCCTTCGACCGGGAGATTGTCCAGCGCTGGCTTCCGGTGGATTTCTACATCGGCGGCGACGAACACGCCGTCATGCATCTGA
This genomic window contains:
- a CDS encoding endonuclease/exonuclease/phosphatase family protein; amino-acid sequence: MHVVINQMRWRYVASVFVIGAACGLLAVYGPWQWPLSADTAAERTRTIPTVLATKTTTIYAENFNGIGSGLPPGWTVRTDATAASLGTPVSFSTTPIDWGNVSGAFKNFASANNAGFNASTPDATQNSAPDRALGIRQTGTFGDPGAAFTYQRNTTGETITAVSFNAQMLSVQPRSTTWTLQYGVGANPTSFVTLATYTDPGTWGNTNISVTLSPTQSAEVSNQPSVFFRIVALSASSGSGNRDSFGIDNFTLTSSPPPTGPIVPSCPGTVAAFQGTTAVACGLSATSTSSIINNATVFSVTPPTTGFSIVGFVPATGPGGTATATLQIANTVPTGTYSVVVRWSNNDTPPQTADCTMTVNVVAATPVTPINQIQGTGNTSPLVSTVQTTEGVVYGLRSNGFFIQTPDGSALDDGNPNTSEGLFVFTGSTPPVQIGNLVRVRGTVNEFVPAADPQQPSVTQLSGSLTIARLACSVPLPAPTVITPAIASTPSPLEPTLPLRYERFEGMRVAVQHLAVVSPTGGFINETNATSTTNGRFFGVVAEVCGSGFCADRPFREPGIRFPDTVPNGGVTGTLPPPVNVPRWDANPELLRVDSTAQPGTTALNVPSGDFDPSTPYPAIVTNLVGALDYSFRTFTILPEAANPPVFSNSGAPGVGEAIPLAVRPPTDLTIASMNLERFFDDRNDPGRSEPVLTPTAYSNRLSKFSLQVRNILRNPDVIGLQEVEAPTDNLTVVINDMAARLNADNGNPTNSNPALPFYAGYIFPTNDFGGIAVAYLVNTNRITVGSVTQVGVADTYVRPNGSTVVLNDRPPIILQGALGDFAFTVINVHQRSLNDIATGGSPVNGYPNEGYQVRHRRQVQAEFVANLIRQRQLANPNERMVVIGDFNGFQFNDGYADIYNTILGNPPTPPTSGTNDSRVVLAPTAAWNPPTPPLVSLTGTTTNSSNYSFLFDGSAQTLDQVAVTQNLSGIAFSETARVNADFPEVDRNNPLSPRRLSDHDPKRVVISVPPATPVLQNCRVALNIAEQLLAGSLCGAPNYAGDLVLRAVLTNTSTQTISNVSVQVAGLGYPDGTPTGVIVPAVNPHRLLTADGATCSSGGQAGANQSTVDGQAPIGSNTPIGTLNPRESRVITLRLALPGVRRLRFFVNVFGVGGTACPVALNEGQAPGLVMATTVPLKGTGFGFELLQDKGRLTVAPLTSGTAIPGTRFGRRR
- a CDS encoding endonuclease/exonuclease/phosphatase family protein — encoded protein: MHITMNRTRWRYVASVFVIGMACALLAVYGPWSRPMSANTAARPSTAAPAVPATTMIPYVETFDGIGSGLPSGWTVNTGATASSLGTPVSFSTASIPWGNTSGAFKNFASANNAGFNASTPDATQNSAPDRALGIRQTGTFGDPGAAFTYQRNTTGETITAISFDAQMLSVQTRSTTWTLQYGVGANPTSFVTLATYTDPGTWGNTNISVTLSPTQSAEVSNQPSVFFRIVALSASTGSGSRDSFGIDNFTLTGGGPPPTAPIVPSCPGTVAAFQGTTAVACGLSATDSDSIVNSAVVFSVTPPTAGFSIVDFVPATGVGGTATATLQIANTVPVGSYSVVVRWSNNDTPPQTADCTMTVNVVAATPVTPINQIQGTGNTSPLVSTVQTTEGVVYGLRSNGFFIQTPDGSALDDGNPNTSEGLFVFTGSTPPVQIGNLVRVRGTVNEFVPAADPQQPSVTQLSGSLTIARLACSVPLPAPTVITPAIASTPSPLEPTLPLRYERFEGMRVAVQHLAVVSPTGGFINETNATSTTNGRFFGVVAEVCGSGFCADRPFREPGIRFPDTVPNGGVTGTLPPPVNVPRWDANPELLRVDSTAQPGTTALNVPSGDFDPSTPYPAIVTNLVGALDYSFRTFTILPEAANPPVFSNSGAPGVGEAIPLAVRPPTDLTIASMNLERFFDDRNDPGRSEPVLTPTAYSNRLSKFSLQVRNILRNPDVIGLQEVEAPTDNLTVVINDMAARLNTDNSNPTNSNPALPFYVGYIFPTNDVGGIAVAYLVNTNRITVSSVTQVGAADTYVRPDSSTAILNDRPPVILRGALGGFAFTVINLHQRSLRNIDTGGSPVNGYPNEGYRVRHKRQLQAEFVANLIRQRQILNPNERMVVIGDFNGFQFNDGYADIYNTILGNAPTPPTSGANDTRVVLAPTAAWNPPTPPLVSLTGTAVNSSNYSFLFDGSAQTLDQVAVTPNLAGIAFSETARVNADFPEVDRNNPLSPRRLSDHDPKRVVIQTPTNVNSQVQMLIYPSATTALFGCPGYPLQATLVGLLTNIGAAPLSNIAIQVTGLGFPNFTNPNAVILASPNPHRLASADDYFGPCAYTGGQAGSIQTTLNGQPPVGTGVPISPLAAGQSTSVFFRVRVPSTGPIRLLVNVLAIVGPVSTTESVETQRQVIRTMVIDVVPDADGKLTARVVRDEPVTPKAASGEDATATTPARTPVVAAPGRRR
- the leuS gene encoding leucine--tRNA ligase → MHEKYQPHVVEEKWQRIWREQNTFAVRDDGRRPRYYMLEMLPYPSGRIHLGHVRNYSIGDAVAWYKRLQGYDVLHPMGWDAFGLPAENAAIKQGARPDEWTYQNIAAMRAQLQRLGFSYDWSREIASCQPEYYRWNQWMFIQLFKKGLVYRKRATVNWCPKCNTSLANEQAEGGYCWRHPDTPVEQRELEQWFVRQTHYAEELLAGIEGPLKNGWPGHVLKRQHDWIGRSEGAEVDFALSEAPAITVRIFTTRLDTIYGANAVIVAPEHPLMEQLLERSPVRSQVAAFVARITAQSLRERTESREKEGVETGLHAINPFNGERLPVWTANFVLAQYGTGALMSVPAHDERDFEFSRKYGLPIRRVVWDTTPSDPQSTLKISTVPFMDEGVLGSDCGPFSGLTSAAARQAMAHHAETHGFGKRTVVYRLRDWGISRQRAWGTPIPMIHCDACGTISPEKEENLPITLPPDLDFSVGAPLATHPTFTKVTCPNCGAPARRDTDTMDTFVDSNWYYFRYCDPHNDRCPFDREIVQRWLPVDFYIGGDEHAVMHLIYTRAWTMMMRDLGLIDFGEPIRRLLTQGMVILNGAKMSKSRGNIVDPDDMIRRYGADATRLSILFAAPPEREVDWKRVTDEYGADDYPAAEGAMRYLARVWRLVHRWRDRCRSVTGLPATVSPAAEVTRRATHRALARATEAFEQGLRLNVVVATCMELTNDLYDFDTAVGETTETTDVQTMREGLEALVLMLTPLAPHIAEELWQELGHTTSLAQARWMTYDPELARAPQLEIPVQVNGKLKSRILVAPDLSDADLEAAALADERIRALITDKTVVKVIVVPKRLVNIVVR
- the hisG gene encoding ATP phosphoribosyltransferase: MLTLALAKGRLQETTLARLEQAGIVLPPEQPDSRRLVLNDVRGEYRFLLVKPGDVPIYVEHGIAQAGVCGRDVLLEQEPDVYEPLDLGFGCCRLVVAGFSDMPWREANHLSKLRVATKYPRITQRHFQARATPVEIIPLSGSVELAPVLGLADCIVDIVETGRTLAENGLAVLEDIAPVSARCIVNRAAFHLARHQVTRLLEQLAPPA